In Rissa tridactyla isolate bRisTri1 chromosome 8, bRisTri1.patW.cur.20221130, whole genome shotgun sequence, one genomic interval encodes:
- the QSOX1 gene encoding sulfhydryl oxidase 1 isoform X1, which translates to MWRRRRRARGDGGGGGGGRWWPAVVLVLALSVPAAQPRGLYTAADPLELLGTGAEGRLLGSPSAWAVEFFASWCGHCVHFAPTWRALAHDLREWRPAVMLAAIDCADEANQQVCSDFGITGFPTLKFFRAFSKKAEDGIRITNPSATVEDLRHAIITNLEQSQDTWPPACPPLEPASTEEVRSFFQRNKDQYLALIFEKSDSFVGREVALDMLQYENVAVRRVLSTEEELVEKFGVTTFPSGYLLFRNGSFSRLPVHVEARSFYTYYLRTLSGVTRGSYKLNTTVDASNETRRSQPRHTDRSKVYMADLESTLHYSLRVEAARAAALSGAQLAAFKCYVAVLVKYFPGRPCVQTYLQSLDGWLSNWTEPELPRNTLKEAMKNNRDASHPAVLPTNVTWVGCQGTEPHFRGYPCGLWTVFHLLTVQAAQSGPNKELPLEVLNTMRCYVRHFFGCQECAQHFEAMAAESMDQVASREEAVLWLWSHHNEVNARLAGGDTEDPNFPKLQWPPPDMCPQCHKEERGVHAWDEPAVLTFLNAHFSPTNIYLDYIEPDPVPMAGERTGTRLGTESTREVREKEEEEKEKETEDEMRAPGRPGSPEPRRPSIVRLNPKLREAGEDIVDLDSFSEQHFKSQALRAAASRRRRLSKRDTVALPRDAGVGRERRRASGVLVREEEEAGESVRRTPWLRVLGLGFSRLDISLCVALYFLSSLCLLGMYTFFRLRTRARKGRPGFPVA; encoded by the exons atgtggcggcggcggcggcgggcgaggggcgacggcggcgggggcggggggggccgctgGTGGCCGGCGGTGGTCCTGGTGCTGGCGCTGTCGGTGCCGGcggcgcagccccgcgggctgtacACGGCCGCTGACCCtttggagctgctggggacggggGCGGAGGGGCGGCTGCTGGGCTCTCCCAGCGCCTGGGCCGTCGAGTTCTTCGCCTCCTGGTGCGGGCACTGCGTCCACTTCGCGCCCACATGGCGGGCCCTGGCACACGACCTTCGCG AGTGGAGGCCTGCGGTGATGCTGGCAGCCATTGACTGTGCTGACGAGGCCAACCAGCAAGTGTGCAGCGATTTTGGGATAACCGGCTTCCCCACACTGAAG tTCTTCCGAGCTTTTAGCAAGAAGGCAGAGGATGGGATAAGGATTACCA ATCCTAGCGCCACTGTTGAGGACCTGCGTCATGCCATCATCACCAACCTGGAGCAAAGCCAGGACACCTGGCCACCCGCCTGTCCTCCACTGGAACCGGCAAG CACGGAGGAGGTTCGCAGCTTCTTCCAGAGGAACAAGGACCAGTACCTGGCACTGATCTTCGAGAAGAGCGACTCCTTTGTGGGCAGGGAG GTGGCGCTGGACATGCTGCAGTACGAGAACGTGGCAGTGAGGAGGGTGCTGAGCACCGAGGAGGAGCTCGTGGAGAAGTTCGGCGTCACCACCTTCCCCTCCGGCTACCTGCTTTTCCGCAACGGATCCTTCTCCCGCCTGCCTGT GCACGTGGAGGCGCGCTCCTTCTACACTTACTACCTGCGCACGCTCTCAGGTGTCACCCGCGGCTCCTACAAGCTGAACACAACCGTTGATGCTTCCAACGAGACCCGCAGGTCCCAGCCAAGGCATACTGACCG CTCCAAGGTGTACATGGCTGACCTGGAGTCCACGCTGCACTACTCGCTGCGGGTGGAGGCTGCCCGCGCCGCCGCGCTGTCGGGAGCCCAGCTGGCCGCCTTCAAGTGCTACGTGGCCGTGCTCGTGAAG TACTTCCCCGGGCGCCCCTGCGTGCAGACCTACCTGCAGTCCCTGGACGGCTGGCTGAGCAACTGGACGGAGCCCGAGCTGCCCCGCAACACCTTGAAGGAGGCCATGAAGAATAACAGAGAT GCCTCCCACCCTGCTGTGCTCCCCACCAATGTGACCTGGGTGGGCTGCCAGGGTACTGAACCCCATTTCCGTGGCTACCCCTGCGGGCTCTGGACCGTCTTCCACCTGCTGACTgtccaggctgcccagagcggcCCCAACAAAG aGCTGCCGTTGGAGGTGCTGAACACCATGCGCTGCTACGTCCGACACTTCTTCGGCTGCCAGGAGTGTGCCCAGCACTTTGAGGCCATGGCGGCTGAGTCCATGGACCAGGTGGCGAGCCGGGAAGAGGCCGTCCTTTGGCTCTGGTCCCACCACAATGAAGTCAACGCTCGCCTGGCGG GAGGTGACACGGAGGACCCCAACTTCCCCAAGCTGCAGTGGCCACCGCCGGACATGTGTCCCCAGTGCCACAAGGAGGAGCGGGGGGTGCACGCCTGGGACGAGCCAGCCGTGCTCACCTTCCTCAACGCGCACTTCTCCCCCACCAACATCTACCTGGACTATATTGAGCCTGACCCTGTCCCCATGGCTGGGGAGAGGACAGGCACCAGGCTGGGCACCGAGAGCACGCGGGaggtgagggagaaggaagaggaagagaaggaaaaggagacgGAGGACGAGATGAGAGCTCCAGGGCGACCGGGCTCCCCCGAGCCGCGACGCCCCAGCATTGTGCGGCTGAACCCCAAGCTGCGGGAGGCAGGCGAGGACATCGTGGACCTGGACTCCTTCAGCGAGCAGCACTTCAAGAGCCAGGCGCTGCGAGCGGCGGCCAGCCGGCGCCGGCGGCTCAGCAAGCGGGATACCGTTGCCCTGCCCCGGGATGCCGGGGTGGGCCGGGAGCGCCGACGGGCTTCTGGTGTCCTGgtccgggaggaggaggaggctggggagagTGTGCGGAGGACCCCCTGGCTGCGGGTGCTCGGCTTGGGATTCTCCCGCCTGGACATCAGCCTCTGCGTCGCCCTCTACTTCCTCTCCTCCTTGTGCCTCCTGGGCATGTACACCTTCTTCCGCCTCCGTACCCGTGCCCGGAAAGGCCGCCCTGGCTTCCCCGTGGCCTGA
- the QSOX1 gene encoding sulfhydryl oxidase 1 isoform X2: protein MLAAIDCADEANQQVCSDFGITGFPTLKFFRAFSKKAEDGIRITNPSATVEDLRHAIITNLEQSQDTWPPACPPLEPASTEEVRSFFQRNKDQYLALIFEKSDSFVGREVALDMLQYENVAVRRVLSTEEELVEKFGVTTFPSGYLLFRNGSFSRLPVHVEARSFYTYYLRTLSGVTRGSYKLNTTVDASNETRRSQPRHTDRSKVYMADLESTLHYSLRVEAARAAALSGAQLAAFKCYVAVLVKYFPGRPCVQTYLQSLDGWLSNWTEPELPRNTLKEAMKNNRDASHPAVLPTNVTWVGCQGTEPHFRGYPCGLWTVFHLLTVQAAQSGPNKELPLEVLNTMRCYVRHFFGCQECAQHFEAMAAESMDQVASREEAVLWLWSHHNEVNARLAGGDTEDPNFPKLQWPPPDMCPQCHKEERGVHAWDEPAVLTFLNAHFSPTNIYLDYIEPDPVPMAGERTGTRLGTESTREVREKEEEEKEKETEDEMRAPGRPGSPEPRRPSIVRLNPKLREAGEDIVDLDSFSEQHFKSQALRAAASRRRRLSKRDTVALPRDAGVGRERRRASGVLVREEEEAGESVRRTPWLRVLGLGFSRLDISLCVALYFLSSLCLLGMYTFFRLRTRARKGRPGFPVA, encoded by the exons ATGCTGGCAGCCATTGACTGTGCTGACGAGGCCAACCAGCAAGTGTGCAGCGATTTTGGGATAACCGGCTTCCCCACACTGAAG tTCTTCCGAGCTTTTAGCAAGAAGGCAGAGGATGGGATAAGGATTACCA ATCCTAGCGCCACTGTTGAGGACCTGCGTCATGCCATCATCACCAACCTGGAGCAAAGCCAGGACACCTGGCCACCCGCCTGTCCTCCACTGGAACCGGCAAG CACGGAGGAGGTTCGCAGCTTCTTCCAGAGGAACAAGGACCAGTACCTGGCACTGATCTTCGAGAAGAGCGACTCCTTTGTGGGCAGGGAG GTGGCGCTGGACATGCTGCAGTACGAGAACGTGGCAGTGAGGAGGGTGCTGAGCACCGAGGAGGAGCTCGTGGAGAAGTTCGGCGTCACCACCTTCCCCTCCGGCTACCTGCTTTTCCGCAACGGATCCTTCTCCCGCCTGCCTGT GCACGTGGAGGCGCGCTCCTTCTACACTTACTACCTGCGCACGCTCTCAGGTGTCACCCGCGGCTCCTACAAGCTGAACACAACCGTTGATGCTTCCAACGAGACCCGCAGGTCCCAGCCAAGGCATACTGACCG CTCCAAGGTGTACATGGCTGACCTGGAGTCCACGCTGCACTACTCGCTGCGGGTGGAGGCTGCCCGCGCCGCCGCGCTGTCGGGAGCCCAGCTGGCCGCCTTCAAGTGCTACGTGGCCGTGCTCGTGAAG TACTTCCCCGGGCGCCCCTGCGTGCAGACCTACCTGCAGTCCCTGGACGGCTGGCTGAGCAACTGGACGGAGCCCGAGCTGCCCCGCAACACCTTGAAGGAGGCCATGAAGAATAACAGAGAT GCCTCCCACCCTGCTGTGCTCCCCACCAATGTGACCTGGGTGGGCTGCCAGGGTACTGAACCCCATTTCCGTGGCTACCCCTGCGGGCTCTGGACCGTCTTCCACCTGCTGACTgtccaggctgcccagagcggcCCCAACAAAG aGCTGCCGTTGGAGGTGCTGAACACCATGCGCTGCTACGTCCGACACTTCTTCGGCTGCCAGGAGTGTGCCCAGCACTTTGAGGCCATGGCGGCTGAGTCCATGGACCAGGTGGCGAGCCGGGAAGAGGCCGTCCTTTGGCTCTGGTCCCACCACAATGAAGTCAACGCTCGCCTGGCGG GAGGTGACACGGAGGACCCCAACTTCCCCAAGCTGCAGTGGCCACCGCCGGACATGTGTCCCCAGTGCCACAAGGAGGAGCGGGGGGTGCACGCCTGGGACGAGCCAGCCGTGCTCACCTTCCTCAACGCGCACTTCTCCCCCACCAACATCTACCTGGACTATATTGAGCCTGACCCTGTCCCCATGGCTGGGGAGAGGACAGGCACCAGGCTGGGCACCGAGAGCACGCGGGaggtgagggagaaggaagaggaagagaaggaaaaggagacgGAGGACGAGATGAGAGCTCCAGGGCGACCGGGCTCCCCCGAGCCGCGACGCCCCAGCATTGTGCGGCTGAACCCCAAGCTGCGGGAGGCAGGCGAGGACATCGTGGACCTGGACTCCTTCAGCGAGCAGCACTTCAAGAGCCAGGCGCTGCGAGCGGCGGCCAGCCGGCGCCGGCGGCTCAGCAAGCGGGATACCGTTGCCCTGCCCCGGGATGCCGGGGTGGGCCGGGAGCGCCGACGGGCTTCTGGTGTCCTGgtccgggaggaggaggaggctggggagagTGTGCGGAGGACCCCCTGGCTGCGGGTGCTCGGCTTGGGATTCTCCCGCCTGGACATCAGCCTCTGCGTCGCCCTCTACTTCCTCTCCTCCTTGTGCCTCCTGGGCATGTACACCTTCTTCCGCCTCCGTACCCGTGCCCGGAAAGGCCGCCCTGGCTTCCCCGTGGCCTGA